One genomic window of Cricetulus griseus strain 17A/GY chromosome 3, alternate assembly CriGri-PICRH-1.0, whole genome shotgun sequence includes the following:
- the LOC113834856 gene encoding igE-binding protein-like — MKLEALELSSSDSEILDSSEETELEQDRYHPDKKVKTNMRPSPVNPAGVLPSAPPLFGTDSFLPLEERRKLQMAFPVFENEGARVHAPVDYNQIKELAKSVRKYGVNANFTTIQVERLANYAMTPTDWETTVKAVLPNMGQYMEWKALWYDAAQAQAKANVTAENENQRQWTFEMLTGQGPHALNQTNYIWGVYAQISAAAIKAWKALTKRDESGGHLTKIVQGPQEPFSDFVARMTEAASRIFGDAEQAMPLIEQLVFEQATQECRAAIAPRKSKGLQDWLKICRELGGPLTNAGLAAAILQTQRRQNMSACFNCGKTGHLKKDCRAPEKTREMERCKHCGKGYHRASECKGHKR, encoded by the coding sequence ATGAAACTAGAGGCCTTGGAGCTGAgcagctcagactctgagattttagactctaGCGAGGAAACAGAGCTAGAGCAAGACAGATACCACCCTgataaaaaagtgaaaacaaatatGAGGCCATCGCctgttaatccagcgggtgtacttccatcagcacccccattatttggtaccgactcctttttaccattagaggagcGAAGGAAATTGCAGATGGCTTTTCCAGTCTTTGAAAATGAGGGGGCAAGAGTACATGCTCCCGTAGACTATAATCAGATTAAAGAATTGGCTAAATCAGTCCGGAAGTATGGGGTCAATGCCAATTTTACAACAATACAAGTAGAAAGACTAGCAAACTATGCTATGACACCCACTGATTGGGAGACAACAGTAAAGGCAGTGCTCCCCAATATGGGACAATATATGGAGTGGAAGGCTCTTTGGTATGATGCAGCCCAGGCACAGGCAAAGGCCAATGtcacagcagaaaatgaaaatcagagacAATGGACCTTTGAAATGCTGACAGGACAGGGGCCACATGCCCTCAATCAAACTAATTACATTTGGGGCGTATATGCCCAGATATCAGCTGCCGCCATTAAAGCATGGAAGGCATTGACAAAAAGGGATGAATCAGGTGGACATCTTACAAAGATAGTCCAGGGGCCCCAGGAGCCATTCTCAGACTTTGTGGCCAGAATGACAGAGGCCGCTAGCCGGATATTCGGTGATGCAGAACAAGCCATGCCTCTGATTGAACAATTAGTCTTTGAACAAGCAACTCAAGAATGCCGAGCAGCCATAGCCCCCCGGAAAAGTAAAGGTTTACAGGACTGGTTAAAGATCTGCAGAGAACTCGGAGGGCCACTTACTAATGCAGGCTTGGCCGCAGCCATCTTACAAACCCAAAGGCGCCAAAATATGTCTGCCTGCTTTAACTGTGGAAAAACAGGGCACCTTAAAAAGGACTGTAGAGCCCCTGAAAAGACTAGGGAAATGGAGCGGTGCAAGCACTGTGGAAAAGGTTATCATAGGGCCAGCGAATGCAAGGGACATAAAAGGTAG